The DNA window ATGGCGTTTTCATAATTTTCACGCTTGGTTTCAAGCCGTCCCAAAAGGGCTGCTTTGCCGGCATCGGGCTCAATCTGGTACAGGCGTTCAGTAACCCTGAAGTACAGTTCACTGTCGAGGCAACCGGCCTGATCGAGCATCTGTGCAATCTGCGTCATCAGTGCGGTGTTGTCAGGATTCTCATTAAACCGGCGCTCAAAGATTGTGGTGAGGTTCTCACAGGTTCCATAGGGCTTAAACAGGGTCAGGATGGTACTGCGGGTGTTCTGATAATATCCTTTGTCTTCGGGGTCCTGGGCCAGGTTGAAATCAATGGTTTCCATGACCTCGCTAAAGATCTCCACCAGCTTCTCGGTTTCAAGGACACCGGCATCCACCAGGCGAGCGGCAGAAAGAAAATGAATCTGAAGCACGGGGCTTTCGGCATTGTCACCCATCAGCTCAAGGCTGCGACTGGTCATCTCATAGAGGGCCTCCGTGGCGTCGGGCTGAAGCTGGTATAGCGTGACGGCCTTGCGCCCCAGCACGTACCCCTCCCTTCCGAAATGTTCAATCCGTTGGTCATAAACCTTCATCAAAAGGTCAAGCCATTCCTGCTTCTTTTCAGGATCCGTTTCATTGTCATACTGGAACTTCACAATGGGGATACCGTGGACATAAATGTTTATAGTAAGCTCAGGGCAATACTCAAACAGGTATTTCCAGGCCTCATAGGCATAGCCAATGTCGCCGTGCTTGTAATGTTCGTCATAAACCGACCAGTTGCGCGAACACTCTACGCTGTCTTCAGCAAAACGGGGAGTGAGGGCGGAAAGTGCGCCCTGGTCTCCAGCGCTCATGTCACGCATGAGCGTTACCCCTGCACGGGCGTTATTCACCATGGCGCTTCCACCAAGAAGTAATATCCCCAGGGCAAAAATTGTAAAGGTTTTTCGAAAGAGAAAAGCCAAATTCAGATAGATAAAAAATTCTTTTGTTTTCATTTGGTTGTGGTTACAATGGATTGTCCGAAAGGACAAAAGAAAGGAAAATTTTTAAAAAACAACAAAACTATCTAATTTTTACGGCAAAATCCATGCCAATTCCACATTCTTGGTTTTTCTGAAAGGTCCCCTGGTTG is part of the Bacteroides sp. genome and encodes:
- a CDS encoding tetratricopeptide repeat protein, whose product is MKTKEFFIYLNLAFLFRKTFTIFALGILLLGGSAMVNNARAGVTLMRDMSAGDQGALSALTPRFAEDSVECSRNWSVYDEHYKHGDIGYAYEAWKYLFEYCPELTINIYVHGIPIVKFQYDNETDPEKKQEWLDLLMKVYDQRIEHFGREGYVLGRKAVTLYQLQPDATEALYEMTSRSLELMGDNAESPVLQIHFLSAARLVDAGVLETEKLVEIFSEVMETIDFNLAQDPEDKGYYQNTRSTILTLFKPYGTCENLTTIFERRFNENPDNTALMTQIAQMLDQAGCLDSELYFRVTERLYQIEPDAGKAALLGRLETKRENYENAIEYLQQAANLYEGNGSTQQDNLFRTYWQMADMSYRQLELPSKAREYALKAHEAKPTDGRPLVLIGEMYVASASYCGSDEFAKKAVYWAAVDQFAEAARVAEDPDVKEKAQQLADAYREYFPNNEEIFFYGHTVGATYRVNCWINETTVIRAR